CCTCCTGTAATCAGATAGTTTTCCTCCAGCTTATTTCTACTAATTCGCTTTGCCAGTGACTGAGCTCCTGCCGCTCCGATTTGTATGGATGGGCCCTCTCTTCCCAAAGACAGACCAAGAACGGAAGCAAGAAGTCCTCCCGAAAATCGGACCGCCAGAATTGTGTGCCACTTCATTTTCATCCCATAAAGCAGAACGCCTTCCACCTGAGGAATTCCGCTACCTGATGCCATAGGCTCCATCTTTAACAGCCATGCAACGAGCAGACCAATTATAGCAGCGACACATAGCCAGGGCAAGATCGCTACGGGATGGGATCTCAAATACCCGTAGATTTTTAATGATGATTCCGTACCATATTCATAAGCCAGACGATAAATAACGGACAATGATCCTGCCAATGCTCCGCAGAGCAGCCCCTTTACCGTTAGGCTCCATTTCAATTCATTCATACCGGATAATAATTTATGTATCTTTGTTTTGCTCATAAGTAGTTCCTATCAAATCTTTCTCTTGTTTCTAGTGATTCACATATCCAGTCAAATAGTATATACCTGTTTGCAAGCGGAAGTCAAATGCTAGGGGGGAGATGGATCGCGTCAAGTTAGGATAATCACATCATGATCAGAAGATCTTCTGCTAAAAACTAAAACCAAAGTATCTAGAGCTTGCGCCGCTTGCATAAAAAAAAGATTCTATGTTAGAATGAACAAAACAATGGATTATACTGAAATAAAAATAAACAGAGTGCTGCGCGATGCAGGGGGAGGTATGGAATGAGCAAATTATTGGTAGTGGTGGATTATCAGAAGGATTTTGTAGATGGGAGTCTGGGCTTTCCGGGCGCAGAGAAGCTGGATGAAGGAATTGCTGCAAAGGTTATCAACCATGACGGCCCTGTAATATATACGATGGACACCCACCCGGAAAACTATCTTGAAATGAGAGAAGGCAGAGCTTTGCCGGTGGATCACTGTATCAAGGGAACCCAGGGCTGGGAGGTGTTCGGAGAGACGAAGAAGGCACTGGCTCAAGTTGGTGCAAAGGGTCTTGAAAAACGAAGCTTCGGGTTGTCGCCTCAAGAACTGACCGCCATGAAGGAGGAGCTCTTTCAGAATGAGTGCTTTGAGGAGATTGAACTGGTCGGGCTTGTTACAAACATCTGCATTATAAGCAATGCCGTCATCTTTCAGGCAGCTTACCCTGAAACACAGATTATAGTGGATGGATCGCTGTGTGCAAGCTTTGATCATGAACTTCATGAAAAGACGCTGGATGTATTGACGGGACTTCAGGTTCGGGTCTTAAACCGAACGAATGACCCAATCTAAAAACATCAAAAGGTTCATCAGTCATGAAAGAAACCCTTGCCGGATATTGCAGCAACTTAATGCAGCATGAGTGGCAAGGGTTTGTTTTTTTATGACCTTTCTTACCATGAAATGGATTACCGTGACGGCGCTGGGACAGAAAAAATATGTTTACGAGAGGTTTGGAAACTGATATTATAAGATCTTAAAATAAAAATGCTTCGAGCAACAGCCTGAAGCACACTCCCTTTGTGAGTGCAATAGATAGGAGGAATGATATGAAGCCGCTGAAGATCGCTTGTACGATGGCGTCATTGGCGTACTTTACCACCGGACGGAGCATTGTGCTGGTTGATGAGACCGATTTTACCGACGTCGCCGCGGTGGTACTGACCGACATGGACCTGAAATGGGTCGATTCGGTAACCGAAACGAGATTTGGGATACCGCTGTTTCTTCTGATGAGAAGCAGCAGGGAGTTGGATGACGAAATCGAAGAAAAAATAAGCTGTACCTTCGACTGCAGCCGAGCGAGCAAGAAAGAAATCAGTCAGGAAATTGAGGTATTTGCAGGCGAGTACCAGGACAAGGTGCTTCCGCCTTTTTTTAAAACCCTGTGCAATTACGTGGAAATTCATAATACCCAGTTTGACTGTCCCGGACATCAGGGAGGGCAGTATTTTATGAAACATCCCTCGGGGAGGTATCTTTATGAATTTTATGGAGAGAACGTATTCAAAACAGATATCTGCAATGCGGATGTTGCTCTTGGTGATCTTTTGATCCACGAGGGGCCGGCTGTTGAGGCTGAAATGAATGCGGCCAGGGTATATAAAGCCGACAAAACGTATTTTGTAATGAATGGAACGAGTACCGCCAACACCATTACCGTCAATGCGCTGGTGGTTCCCGGTGATCTGGTTCTGTTTGACCGCAACAATCATAAGTCGGTTTATAATTCTGCACTGGTTCAGTCGGGAGGGAACGCGGTCTATCTGGAAACAGAGCGCAATCCGTACGGCTTTATCGGCGGAATAGACGATCACTGTTTTGAAGAGGAATATTTGCGAGAACTGGCATCTGCTGTTGATTCGGTAAAGTCAGAGGCGAAACGGCCTTTTCGTCTGGCTGTAATTCAGCTTGGGACTTATGATGGCACAATTTACAATGCAAGGCAAGTTGTAGACAGGATCGGACATCTTTGCGATTATATACTATTTGATTCTGCATGGGTTGGATATGAGCAGTTTATCCCTATGATGCGGGACTGTTCGCCGCTCCTTTTAGAATTGAACGAAGCGGACCCGGGCATTATCGTGACCCAATCAGTGCACAAGCAGCAGGCTGGATTCTCACAATCCTCCTATATTCATAAAAAGGATGAACATATCAAAGGACAGAAACGGTACATCGATCATAAGCGGTTCAATAATGCCTTCCGCCTGCACACGAGTACCAGCCCCTTTTATCCGTTGTTTGCGGTTTTGGACGTCAATGCCAGAATGCAGGATGGAGAAGCGGGCAGGCACTTATGGGCGGAGTGTGTCAAAATGGGAATTGAAGCAAGAAAGCAGATCATGAAACGCTGCACTATGCTGAAGCCCTTTATTCCTCCCAGAGTAAGGAATCGGAATTGGGAAGACTGGGATACGGAAGAAATTGCTTCCTCCATCGAATTCTTCAAGTTTGAGCCTGGAGCAAAGTGGCATTCTTTTGAAGGATACGGGGAAGATCAGTATTTTGTCGATCCCAACAAGCTCATGCTTACCACCCCCGGAATCAACGCAGAAAGCGGAGAATATGAGGACTTTGGCATACCGGCCTCCATTTTGGCCAATTACCTGAGAGAACACCGGATCATACCGGAAAAGAATGATCTGAATTCCATATTGTTTCTGATGACTCCGGCAGAATCCCCTCAGAAGATGGAGCTGCTGATCTCACAGCTGGAAGAGTTTGAAAGGCTGGTACGAGAGGATGCACCGGTCAGCGAAGTACTTCCTGACCTGTATCGGCAGAATCAGAAACGCTATGAGGGTTACACCATCAGAACGCTTTGTCTGGAAATGCATCAATTCTACCGGAAAAATGATGTAAAAACCCATCAGAAAAAGCTGTTCCGTGCAGCGTATTTTCCTGAACGGGTGATGACACCACAGGCTGCTCACTATGAGTTCCTGAAAAATAACACGAAGCTCGTGAAGCTTCAGGATATTCTGGGAGAGATTGCCCTGGAAGGGGCACTGCCATATCCGCCGGGCATCTACTGTGTTGTGCCGGGAGAGCGCTGGAATGAGACCGCTCAAAAGTACTTTCTGATCCTGGAAGAGGGAATCAATCAGTTTCCCGGCTTCGCACCCGAAATACAAGGTGTTTACCTTGAGAAGGAAGGGAACAGCGTGAAGGCATACGGGTATGTACTGGCAAAGGAAGATTAGCATCTGTTGAAAAGGGTCTGACCGGACATAATAGCTATGCCCAGTCAGACCCTTTTTTCTTTCTCATTCGCGCTCGTTGCGCCCATAGC
This genomic window from Clostridiales bacterium contains:
- a CDS encoding cysteine hydrolase, which produces MSKLLVVVDYQKDFVDGSLGFPGAEKLDEGIAAKVINHDGPVIYTMDTHPENYLEMREGRALPVDHCIKGTQGWEVFGETKKALAQVGAKGLEKRSFGLSPQELTAMKEELFQNECFEEIELVGLVTNICIISNAVIFQAAYPETQIIVDGSLCASFDHELHEKTLDVLTGLQVRVLNRTNDPI
- the speC gene encoding ornithine decarboxylase, with translation MKPLKIACTMASLAYFTTGRSIVLVDETDFTDVAAVVLTDMDLKWVDSVTETRFGIPLFLLMRSSRELDDEIEEKISCTFDCSRASKKEISQEIEVFAGEYQDKVLPPFFKTLCNYVEIHNTQFDCPGHQGGQYFMKHPSGRYLYEFYGENVFKTDICNADVALGDLLIHEGPAVEAEMNAARVYKADKTYFVMNGTSTANTITVNALVVPGDLVLFDRNNHKSVYNSALVQSGGNAVYLETERNPYGFIGGIDDHCFEEEYLRELASAVDSVKSEAKRPFRLAVIQLGTYDGTIYNARQVVDRIGHLCDYILFDSAWVGYEQFIPMMRDCSPLLLELNEADPGIIVTQSVHKQQAGFSQSSYIHKKDEHIKGQKRYIDHKRFNNAFRLHTSTSPFYPLFAVLDVNARMQDGEAGRHLWAECVKMGIEARKQIMKRCTMLKPFIPPRVRNRNWEDWDTEEIASSIEFFKFEPGAKWHSFEGYGEDQYFVDPNKLMLTTPGINAESGEYEDFGIPASILANYLREHRIIPEKNDLNSILFLMTPAESPQKMELLISQLEEFERLVREDAPVSEVLPDLYRQNQKRYEGYTIRTLCLEMHQFYRKNDVKTHQKKLFRAAYFPERVMTPQAAHYEFLKNNTKLVKLQDILGEIALEGALPYPPGIYCVVPGERWNETAQKYFLILEEGINQFPGFAPEIQGVYLEKEGNSVKAYGYVLAKED